The Castanea sativa cultivar Marrone di Chiusa Pesio chromosome 4, ASM4071231v1 sequence taaaattcaaagagtgtaaaatctaaacactctCAAATTTTAGGgaagaaaattcaaattctaaaacatcATGGTGTAGATCCAAATACCCCTGAggtaatttcaaattctaaaactttaggaTATATAATCCAGACACCCCAACCTTGCTCGGCGGAATGTGCAAATTGACCCTAAGTGCTTCTTTTGCGGCCAAAAGGATGAAACAACCGTCTATTCTGTGGGAGTGCCTATTTGCCAGTAACGTCTGGGCTTTGGTTTGGGGCAAGTTGCAAAAGAGCAGTTCTGTGGCCGAGAATTTCTTCATGCTTGCACGTCATATGATACAGAGGCTTGATAGAAAGGAACTCGAGCTGTGGGCTATAACGTCGTGGTCTTTGTGGAATGCTTGTAATCTTTTCCAGTTTAAGCATTTTCAAACCCACCCAAGTGAGATTTTTAAGCAGGCAAACTCCTTGCTCGAAGAATATCAGAGACTTGCCAAGTCCCTCCCCCACATATGAAATATCTGTTTACGAGTAATAGGTCCATTGTTCTTTGGGCCGATTTCAATACTGTAAAACTCCTGGGCCAGGCTTTCTgttgtattttcttttgatcAATGTACTTCTATCATTTCAGTCAAAAAACTCCCTTGGGGCTAGTGTGAATGCTATTAAACCAATTAATAGTTATATCTCTCCAAGAGAATAACAATAACTATTCCTTAATAtatgtagaataatattaaGAATTAATATATCTCAATAAATACAAACCCCTCTTtgcatataataattattaaaaaaaatccttaaaaataaCATTTCATTTATTAATCTTCTCTAAATGTATACATATGAAATTGGAATACAAAATGAACCGATTGTCAAATACAAGTGTagaattttctttctcaaaaaaaaaaaaaaaaaagtactaaggtgtagaattttttttcaatttatttattgtacCAAACGTGGTCTTATTCACGAGCGACTACGAGTACTTGTTTTCCAACATTGCGGCCACTAAAGAGTCCTAGGAGAGCTGCTGCCCCATTCTCAAGGCCTTCAGCTAAGTCTTCCACATAAACTATCTTTGATTCTCTAATGTATGGCAATATGTGGTCTAAGAACTTGGGATAGAGGTGATAGTATTCAATAGCTGCAAATCCTTCCATACGAATTCGCTTGTATATgataaacaacaaatttttaatcCCTTCAGGCTCATCAAGATTGTAGGTTGAGGTCATTCCACATCCAGATATGCGCCCGTGGTCTCTCATGTTTAGAAGAACTGCATCAAGCATTTTCCCTCCAACGTTCTCAAAGTAAATGTCAATACCGTTCGGGAAATACCTGCCATGCCATAATAAAAACCAATAGTAATGTGTAttgtattaataaataaaaaggttagattatatattttgtgaaaaataacttaatttttttagtactaTTGGATCACTTTATACCAAACAGCTACGATTTTATATAGTTTAACCCTATTTTGTAacattaaagagaaaaattagaatatatatatatatatatatatatatatattgatagtgATGTTATTACAAGGTAACGGaacattaagaagctgacggaagtTCACTCGTTACATACTAAATGCGCGTTAGGAAACTGACGACAATACGCTATCCGTCAACTGCTATCATTGACACCTCTTTAGCATTCATAGCCATGCCCCTCACGCAGCAACGTtaagctgacggatcacgtggacgagtcaggggtgacgaccttggctgtaaggtctttggctgatgtccttggctgacggaccacgttggcgtacgtaagctgacgacagtataggagttacacgttggctgacgaccttggcaggtgaaggctgaaggtataatccaactttcatttttagcctatcttgacctctgcctatgtgaatataaggaaagttcttgcgctacgcgttcgacttagttaagaagattcctataaggaaagggctcaacacaataggcaaagatccgtGAATTACTCTTTTTAAAagggaaagtacttcttcaccaaggcgcctatttcggccacacaccactatatataccccaagacccccatgacccaaaggtacgcacaattacctcaactctggcattctagggttgtttaaagattctaacttgatcgtcgaagggtctttggccggcaccacaccggtgctctctgtcgaccacctacttttttcttcgcaggtgttgcttcaaatcggtggagtactagcagcttactggtgatctCTTAGGCATCATCATATATCATATAGAAAAAAGTGAGCTTTAAAAGCTTATGGTGACATTTTAGATTGGTACCACTACCACATATGTGTGACACACAGTAGCAAATACTGACCTTTTCAAAGCAGCATTCAAATCATGCTCCTCTTTATAATTGAAAGCCTCATCGAACCCAAACTTGTTCTTCAATAAATCAACCTAATTGAAGACAATAAATAAGTATTCATTTAACAGAGGTTATATATGCAATTAGCACCATCTCTCCTTtatcaagaaacaaaaaacaagaaagtaATAATTTCATATGTACACTATTTCCAGAACATCAGTAGAGACATGCAACGTATTTCATGCCACTAGCTCTCAAAGAGAGACTTAGATATGAAAAATTAGATGGTGACTACACAAAGTCGATAGATagtcaaaaattcaaaaatttctaaattctcATAATGTTAGTtcaatatataaatgaaaaataataaaagtattaCAAGTTTCAATACTTGATGACTAGTGTAAATGgtttcaaaaaacaattattaaaaaagaaaaaagacaaattaAAAAGGTGATACATTAGTGGTTAAATTGTCACTGTCAcgtcaattttcaattatagttTGCTTTGAATTTGTAAactaatatatcaatttataatgttcttataataaaattctaatacCTTGACATCACTTGTTATTTATTACACATGTATATGCCATGAACAATTTAAAAGCATACAGTGGTCAAAGGGAAAGCAATCGATCAGTACTAATTTCCGGGAAGCTACGCAACAAAAAGATTCCCTAGAAATTATATAACTAAAGGAATTATCctgatattactttttttttttttttttttgaggaattaggattttaaaattaattaatcactaaaataatatatgccaatattgttattaaaaataaaaacaaaaatgatgagatatttaatttctaaaaatacaaaagaaatatagaaaaaaatatataattgaacATGAGATTGCATAGTTTATTATATGTTATCTATACAATATAATAAGTTACCagatcttttttaataataataaataataataaaaagagttaGTAGACCTTTTCTTGACTTCCTGCACTTCCAACCACATAGCAACCCGTCAGCTTTGCGAATTGTCCAACGAGCTGACCAACTGCGCCGGAAGCAGATGAAACGAAGACATATTCCCCTTTCTTAGGAGAACAAATTTCGTAGAAACCAGCATATGCTGTTATACCAGGAAAACCTATATATGAACACATTCAAAATATGGAggggaaccaaaaaaaaaagaagaaaaaagatcaGCATGAATCTAATTTGTCAATCGTTtttatattatatgaaaaaaaaattatattatcttcagatcaaagaaaaagaaaaaaaaatacggataagattttatttcttctATTTAAGGGTGTATATATGGTTCAGatatatcttatatttataatatttaatctaaATCTTGATCATTAGATCTTTAATTCAAAAAAGTATCCTTGTGATGAGCACAAGTGACAGTAAAAGTACAAGCACATATGATaatttgaaaagtgaaaaccactcgctaaagaaaaagaagcaaactCAATTATAAAAGTTGCCAAAATATCAATTTGTCATCTcaccaaattttgaaatattgtgGAAGATTTTATAGCCATAGTTGATTGGAtaagttaaatatatatatatagtgagaGGCAAAATTAATGACCACCAAACCAAATAACTGACCAAGAATTCCAGTGTAATAGGAAAGTGGTAC is a genomic window containing:
- the LOC142631163 gene encoding 2-alkenal reductase (NADP(+)-dependent)-like yields the protein METQTHRDIEAMAASVGKEVSNKQLILRDYVTGSAKESDMYVKTSTIKLEIPNGSKAVLLKNLYLSCDPVMRIRMNRAEDSVFASYTPGSALSGYGVAKVLDSRHPDYKEGDFVWGPAVWEEYSLVEEPNLTKIHHTDVPLSYYTGILGFPGITAYAGFYEICSPKKGEYVFVSSASGAVGQLVGQFAKLTGCYVVGSAGSQEKVDLLKNKFGFDEAFNYKEEHDLNAALKRYFPNGIDIYFENVGGKMLDAVLLNMRDHGRISGCGMTSTYNLDEPEGIKNLLFIIYKRIRMEGFAAIEYYHLYPKFLDHILPYIRESKIVYVEDLAEGLENGAAALLGLFSGRNVGKQVLVVARE